Proteins from a single region of Parasedimentitalea psychrophila:
- a CDS encoding NAD kinase: MDMRIAFLASQAPVAQSALATLTTRHGNIAPAEAEVIVALGGDGFMLRTLHATMDLPAPVYGMNRGTIGFLMNVYTEDGLIERLQAAEQEIINPLSMRAMDQHGTLHQALAINEVSLLRAGPQAAKLKISIDGRERLEELVCDGALVATPAGSTAYNYSAHGPIVPIGADVLTLTPIAAFRPRRWRGALLPSGATVRFDVLEAEKRPVNADADSISKSIADIDWVEISTEANVQHKILFDPGHGLEERLISEQFS, encoded by the coding sequence ATGGATATGAGAATCGCCTTTTTGGCCAGTCAGGCACCGGTGGCCCAAAGCGCGCTTGCAACATTGACCACGCGCCACGGCAACATTGCGCCCGCTGAGGCCGAAGTGATCGTGGCGCTGGGGGGGGACGGTTTTATGCTGCGCACCCTGCATGCCACCATGGATCTACCGGCGCCTGTTTACGGGATGAACCGCGGCACCATCGGCTTTTTGATGAATGTCTACACTGAAGATGGCTTGATTGAACGGTTGCAGGCCGCCGAGCAGGAGATCATTAATCCGTTGTCCATGCGGGCGATGGATCAACATGGAACGCTGCACCAGGCCCTGGCCATTAACGAGGTGTCCTTGCTGCGGGCCGGCCCGCAGGCCGCCAAGCTGAAGATATCGATTGATGGGCGAGAGCGTCTTGAGGAGCTGGTCTGTGATGGGGCGCTGGTTGCCACCCCGGCGGGGTCGACGGCTTACAATTACTCTGCGCATGGCCCTATCGTGCCCATCGGCGCGGATGTGCTGACCTTGACCCCCATTGCCGCGTTTCGTCCAAGGCGTTGGCGCGGGGCGCTGTTGCCAAGCGGTGCGACGGTGCGGTTTGATGTGCTCGAGGCAGAAAAACGGCCGGTGAATGCGGATGCGGATTCGATCTCCAAATCGATTGCGGATATTGATTGGGTTGAAATCAGTACCGAAGCCAATGTGCAGCACAAGATCCTGTTTGATCCCGGTCATGGTCTGGAAGAGCGGCTGATTTCCGAGCAATTTTCCTGA
- the glyA gene encoding serine hydroxymethyltransferase: protein MTEITSDPGFFTQPLSERDPELYGTITSELTRQRDEIELIASENIVSAAVMEAQGTVLTNKYAEGYPGRRYYGGCQHVDVAEQLAIDRAKQLFGCDFVNVQPNSGSQANQGVFQALIQPGDTILGMDLASGGHLTHGARPNQSGKWFNAVHYGVRRDDNLIDYDQIEAQAKEHQPKMIIAGGSAIPRQIDFARFREIADMVGAYLMVDMAHIAGLVAAGEHPSPFPHAHVATTTTHKTLRGPRGGMILTNDETIAKKINSAIFPGIQGGPLMHVIAAKAVAFGEALRPEFKTYQKQVRANAVALADQLIKGGLDIVTGGTDTHVMLVDLRPKGVTGNIADKALGRAKITTNKNGIPFDPEKPMVTSGLRLGTPAGTTRGFGEAEFRLIADLIVEVVDGLAANGEEGNAEVEAGVRTKVADLCARFPLYPNL, encoded by the coding sequence ATGACCGAAATCACCAGCGACCCCGGCTTTTTCACCCAGCCTCTGTCTGAGCGCGACCCCGAACTTTACGGCACAATCACCAGCGAGCTGACCCGTCAGCGCGACGAGATTGAACTGATCGCTAGCGAGAACATCGTGTCTGCCGCGGTGATGGAGGCGCAGGGCACTGTGCTGACCAACAAATACGCCGAGGGTTATCCCGGACGTCGCTATTATGGCGGCTGCCAGCACGTCGACGTTGCCGAGCAACTGGCCATCGACCGCGCCAAACAGCTGTTCGGCTGTGACTTCGTCAATGTGCAGCCCAATTCCGGCAGCCAGGCCAACCAGGGGGTGTTTCAGGCGCTGATCCAGCCCGGCGACACCATTCTGGGCATGGACCTGGCCTCGGGCGGTCACCTGACCCACGGCGCCCGCCCCAACCAGTCGGGCAAATGGTTCAACGCGGTGCATTATGGTGTTCGCCGCGACGACAACCTGATCGACTATGATCAGATCGAGGCCCAGGCCAAAGAGCACCAGCCCAAGATGATCATCGCCGGTGGCTCTGCGATCCCGCGTCAGATCGACTTTGCCCGCTTCCGCGAGATCGCCGATATGGTTGGCGCCTATCTGATGGTCGACATGGCGCATATTGCCGGTCTGGTGGCCGCAGGCGAGCACCCCTCGCCGTTCCCACACGCCCATGTCGCCACCACCACCACCCACAAGACCCTGCGCGGCCCACGCGGCGGCATGATCCTGACCAATGACGAGACAATCGCCAAGAAAATCAACTCGGCGATCTTCCCCGGCATCCAGGGCGGCCCGCTGATGCATGTCATCGCCGCCAAGGCCGTGGCCTTTGGAGAGGCCCTGCGGCCCGAGTTCAAAACCTACCAGAAACAGGTCCGCGCCAATGCTGTGGCGCTGGCTGATCAGCTGATCAAGGGCGGGCTGGACATTGTCACCGGTGGCACCGACACCCATGTGATGCTGGTCGATCTGCGCCCCAAAGGCGTAACCGGCAACATCGCCGACAAGGCTCTGGGCCGGGCCAAGATAACCACCAACAAGAACGGCATCCCGTTTGACCCGGAAAAGCCGATGGTCACCTCGGGCCTGCGTCTGGGCACTCCGGCGGGCACCACCCGCGGCTTTGGTGAGGCTGAGTTTCGCCTGATCGCCGACCTGATTGTCGAAGTGGTCGATGGGCTGGCAGCCAATGGTGAAGAGGGCAACGCCGAGGTTGAGGCAGGCGTCCGCACCAAAGTCGCCGATCTCTGCGCCAGGTTCCCGCTTTACCCGAACCTGTAA